From Gottschalkiaceae bacterium SANA:
CCAAACAGGGTTTGACTGCAATCATCGGTCGACAATAGTTTTTTTAAGTCTGCATCCATCGAAGAGACCTTCTTCCAGGTCGTTAATGGATCTTCGCCTATGATACGCCTGCTTCCATTTTGTTCGTATGGCGCCGTCACAATACCATATTCAGGGTTCTTCTCAAATAATTCTGCAAACCGTACAAGATGATTTTCTCGAATCAATTCATCATCATCCAATTGCATAATTACATCTTCGTGGAACATGAAGGGAATCAAAAATCCTAGATTCCGAATCTCTGGGTAGCCCGAGGATTCGAAAAACTCAATCTCCGTCTGCTGCCGAAAATCGGCCACCTGCCGGTTGCTAATCACATGAACACGCGGTAGTCCCCCCACATTTTCGACAATTTTTTTGATCTTCTGCTCTATTTCTTGGTCAAAATCGATTCTTTCATTGGCTGCAATCCCAAACAAATACAGGGTATATTCATCTTCCGCCCTACGATTGGCATCCCGCAAACTTTCCAAGCTAGCTTTTAATGTATTCTCTTTTTCAAATAACCAAAGAGGGGTTGGGTGATCAAAGGGACTTTTCTCCCCTGGACTTGTTACAATATAGGTGTTGATCACAATGGCTATCTTCATCGGTCCTACCCTCTTTCTAAAGATCACTTATGTTATGCCCTTACCCGTGGGGCTGAAAAGTATGCTTCCCATTTTCTTTCATCTGTTTTCTTCTTGATTCAGAATTTGTAATCGATTACATTTATCTCCAAATAGAAAAAGCTATTGCTCTTCTATCTTCTTTAGACGATTGATTTCTATCAACTCTACTTGCTTGTCTTTAAAATTGAAAAACAACTCAAATCCCAACCCATTAGGCACTGGGAGTTCAAAAAGATTGGCTCGATTGTTTTTCCGGCACAAGGAATAAATCAATCGAATTACACCTGAATGACAAACTAAAGTGAGACTCTCCTTACCAGATGCTATCATTTCTTGACTCAGAACTTTTAAGCCATCCATCACCCTCTCTTGAAACCGAACATAACTTTCACCCTCTTCCACTTCGGCTCCTGCTAGCCAGGCATCAAAAAACTGATCATGATCGATTTCTTCAATTCCCATTCCTTCATAAATGCCAAAATGAATTTCTCGAAATCCGTTGACCTTCAGAATTTCCTGGTCTGGAAAAAGAATTTTCGCTGTATCATAAGCACGACTCAAATCACTTGAGCAATACCCGTCTGTTTTTGGATAGGGATAAGATTTTTGCAAAGCCCGCAAGGCTTCAATCCCTTCTACAGTAAGCGGAACATCATGCCAACCACTTAAGGTATGCAACTTGTTCCCCATGGAATAACCATGACGAAGTAATACAACTCTCAACATCCAAACACCTCCATAAGCTCAATTTCAATGTACATAGCTATATTTTATCCTCATTTTACCGGATAAAAAAATACCTTGCAAGAACGGCAAAAAGCACAAGCTTCGTTCAATCAACGATTACTTGCGCCATTTTACACCCCTTTTTTCCTAGACAACTTCAATAACACTTTCAATTTTCGATAATTCCAACACCAACATACTATAAGACGTATTCGGTGGAACATCAACCACCAAATCTACCATACAAACCGTTTCATCCCCCTGACTCATATGGATGTCCTTGATCAAGACATTTAACATATTTGCGATATGCCCAATATCTGCAATCAATCCCGTTCGCTCATGGAAAGTCAAACGTATATGCTTATACTTTTTCTTAGCGCTAACCCGTTCTAAAGCACCTGCAACCAAAAGAATAAGCAATGCCAGTACGCTTGCGGCTCCTGCAGCAAAATAGAAACCTGCACCTGAAGCCAATCCGATAGCAGCGCACAACCAAATACTGGCAGCCGTCGTCAATCCCTTAATTTTATCTCCACTGAAGATAATTGTGCCCGCTCCTAAGAAACCCACACCACTGACAACTTGAGCTGCCATCCGCGTCGGATCCGCATTCGGAAATGCGTAAGCAGAAATCATCATAATCAACGATGCCCCTACGCTTACAAGAACATGAGTACGAAACCCAGCCGGTCGTCGATTGATTTCCCGTTCAAATCCAATCACACCACCAAATGCCAATGCTATTAATAATCGAATCAGTATTTCTTCATTTGTAATCATGTAACCACCTCATTTTAATTAGTATACCAGATTCCAGCGTTTACCGGAAATTGTCAGCGGTATATATGTAATAAGGGAAGAAAGGAGGCACGCCATGAAACTAAGCAATGAGGACTTTGCAAAACTCGCAGTTAAAGAACAAAAGAATCTCTTTCAAAGTGGCAAAACACTTTCCTATGATTTCCGCAAACGACAGTTGATCCGACTAAAAACTGCCATTAAATCATATGAAAAGCCCTTAATTCATGCATTAGAGAAAGACTTTCACAAGCCCGCCTTCGAATCCTACGTAACTGAAATTGGACAGGCTTATGAAGAAATCAACTTTGCCCTCAAACATCTAAAAAGGTGGATGAAGCCAGAGCGTAGACACACGCCAATCACACAATTTCCTTCCCGTTCTTATATATACCCCGAGCCAAGAGGAACCGTTTTTGTTATTGCGCCTTGGAATTATCCATTTAATCTCGTCATTTTGCCTTTAATCGGTGCCATAGCTGCGGGTAATACAGTTATCTTGAAATCCGCTTCCGAAGTTCCCCACACATCCGGCGTCATCTGCGAAATGATCGGAACAACCTTTGAACCAAATTATGTCCTTGCGCTGACTGGTGACGCAAATATCACTCAAGCTTTTTTACATGAGCCCCTGGATCATGTTTTCTTTACGGGCAGCATGCGAGTCGGGAAAATCATCATGCAAAAAGCTGCCGAAAATCTAATTCCCGTTACCTTGGAACTTGGCGGAAAAAGTCCGGCCATCGTTCATGAACTTCATAATCCCAAAGTTATCGCGCAACGCATTGCATGGGGAAAATTCATAAACGCAGGCCAAACCTGCGTAGCCCCCGATTATATATTGGTAAAAGAAGAATTAAAGGAACCACTAATCAAAGCCTTGATTGATGTGTTGCATGAATTTTATGGTGAAATAACTCCAGATCACAAGGATTACGCTCATATTATCAATGAAAAGCATTACAATCGACTCAAAGGCTATCTCACTGAAGGAAATATACGCTTCGGTGGAGATACCGATGAAGATGCACTCTTCATTGCTCCTACCTTGATGGATGAAATTTCAGAAAAAGCCAAAGTCATGAAGGATGAAATATTTGGTCCGATTCTTCCGATTCTAACCTACCAAACGATCGAAGAAGCCATACAAATCGTCTGCCAGCAACCAGATCCTTTGGCACTTTATCTCTTCTCAGAAAATCAAGTGATCATCGATCGCATAATTTCTCGAGTTCCATTTGGCGGCGGCGCCATCAATGATACCATCTCCCATTTGGGTACCTCATATTTAGCCTTTGGAGGCAGGGGCAGAAGTGGCATGGGCAGCTACCATGGTGTTAAAAGTTTCGAAACATTTAGCCATCACAAGTCAATTTTGAGAAAACACAAACGCTACGGCATCTCTCTGGCTTATCCGCCTTATACGAAAGAAAAACACAAAATCCTTCGCACACTTGAGAAGCATCGGCTTTTAAAAAAATTCATTAAATAGTAAAGCAATGATCCATTCGCCCTTACTATAGCTAATTCACTATTTCTCGCAGTTAAAAAAACTCTGCATGGAATGTTTGAAGGTGGGTATCTTATCCTAAATTATAATAATATCAACTTAGGAGGTTGCATATGTCAATTTACTCATATCCATACACAAAGCTTGACGGGGAAGAAAGCAGTCTTGGTGAATATCAGGGCAAAGTTCTTCTTATTGTCAATACAGCAAGCAAATGCGGATTCACCCCACAGTATAAAGGGCTCGAATTGCTTTATCAGACCTATAGTGAGCGAGGACTCGTTGTCCTTGGTTTTCCATGTGATCAATTTGCCAATCAAGAACCCTTAGATGGTGATGATTTGGCGAATTTTTGTTCCTTAAATTATGGCGTTACTTTCCCCTTGTCCCAGAAGATCAAGGTACGAGGCAAAGAAGCTGACCCTCTCTATCAATACCTGATTCAGGAAGCACCCTTCACTGGTGCCGACCCTTCAAAACCAGAAAGCAAGGGTTTCTTTACAAAAATGAAGGGAAAGTTTCCAAAACTTTTTGATGGAGATTCAATCAAATGGAACTTCACCAAGTTTTTGATTGATCGGGATGGAAATGTGGTTTCTCGATTCGAATCACCGGTTACACCAGATGAAATTGCCGCCTCGGTTGAGGCCCTGCTGTAAGCGATTATTTGATCACTTCAAAAAAAGCACGTGAATTTCGAGATCTCTTCTCGATTTTCACGTGCTTTCTTACAATCAATCTGCCTCTTTACTTTTCATGGTCGCTTGATTCATCACTTGCTTCCTTATTTATTCATAAAGTGAACCGTAAAATCACTCTTATCCCCACGGGTATAGGTTCGCGAAAATTCAATAATCCGGTTATTTTCATCGTAACTCGTGCCTGAAAAAAGTAGGACCGAATCAGAAGGATCAATACCCAACCTTTTCGCATCCTTGTAAGGAAGCGTGGTCAAATCAAGGGTTTGATCGGCTCTTGTCAGCTGAACACCATAAAAATCATAAATTTCATAAATAGAAAATACCGCCAAATCAATCTCATCAAAGTTTGGAATCAGTTCTGTCGGGATATAAATTTCTTCCAAAGAAACCGGCTCTCCATCAGCAAAACAAATCCGCTTAATATAGTAAATTTCATTTTC
This genomic window contains:
- a CDS encoding histidine phosphatase family protein, producing the protein MLRVVLLRHGYSMGNKLHTLSGWHDVPLTVEGIEALRALQKSYPYPKTDGYCSSDLSRAYDTAKILFPDQEILKVNGFREIHFGIYEGMGIEEIDHDQFFDAWLAGAEVEEGESYVRFQERVMDGLKVLSQEMIASGKESLTLVCHSGVIRLIYSLCRKNNRANLFELPVPNGLGFELFFNFKDKQVELIEINRLKKIEEQ
- a CDS encoding MgtC/SapB family protein, which encodes MITNEEILIRLLIALAFGGVIGFEREINRRPAGFRTHVLVSVGASLIMMISAYAFPNADPTRMAAQVVSGVGFLGAGTIIFSGDKIKGLTTAASIWLCAAIGLASGAGFYFAAGAASVLALLILLVAGALERVSAKKKYKHIRLTFHERTGLIADIGHIANMLNVLIKDIHMSQGDETVCMVDLVVDVPPNTSYSMLVLELSKIESVIEVV
- a CDS encoding glutathione peroxidase, with product MSIYSYPYTKLDGEESSLGEYQGKVLLIVNTASKCGFTPQYKGLELLYQTYSERGLVVLGFPCDQFANQEPLDGDDLANFCSLNYGVTFPLSQKIKVRGKEADPLYQYLIQEAPFTGADPSKPESKGFFTKMKGKFPKLFDGDSIKWNFTKFLIDRDGNVVSRFESPVTPDEIAASVEALL
- a CDS encoding aldehyde dehydrogenase: MKLSNEDFAKLAVKEQKNLFQSGKTLSYDFRKRQLIRLKTAIKSYEKPLIHALEKDFHKPAFESYVTEIGQAYEEINFALKHLKRWMKPERRHTPITQFPSRSYIYPEPRGTVFVIAPWNYPFNLVILPLIGAIAAGNTVILKSASEVPHTSGVICEMIGTTFEPNYVLALTGDANITQAFLHEPLDHVFFTGSMRVGKIIMQKAAENLIPVTLELGGKSPAIVHELHNPKVIAQRIAWGKFINAGQTCVAPDYILVKEELKEPLIKALIDVLHEFYGEITPDHKDYAHIINEKHYNRLKGYLTEGNIRFGGDTDEDALFIAPTLMDEISEKAKVMKDEIFGPILPILTYQTIEEAIQIVCQQPDPLALYLFSENQVIIDRIISRVPFGGGAINDTISHLGTSYLAFGGRGRSGMGSYHGVKSFETFSHHKSILRKHKRYGISLAYPPYTKEKHKILRTLEKHRLLKKFIK